The Nitrospira sp. genome window below encodes:
- a CDS encoding DUF2283 domain-containing protein, producing MNLRSNHLWLDYDDEADVLYISLRKPQRATDSDMVGRFIYHYDGKELVGGTVLHAKSSAGASEPGWSPR from the coding sequence TTGAACCTGCGTTCCAACCACCTGTGGCTCGATTACGACGACGAAGCGGATGTGCTGTATATCAGCTTGAGAAAACCACAACGGGCGACCGACAGCGACATGGTAGGGCGCTTCATCTATCATTACGACGGAAAAGAACTGGTCGGCGGTACTGTTCTGCATGCCAAATCCAGCGCAGGGGCGTCCGAACCGGGCTGGTCGCCTCGTTGA
- a CDS encoding DUF2459 domain-containing protein yields MTSVMAVVLAFTAIMLLAACASPVGVLWPPPPDAGTKTIAVSLDTWHAVIAFPRKNETRESALGSQHAYYEEWGYAERTWYLEGKTGMGGVVRALFWPTEGVVEVGHYDRIWAERTPQPPSELFTFRLTEEGYQRLRRHLHETLLSEEPVASFGQSVFYPANRSYHLFHTCHQYAAHALRKAGLPLSPFWAFNRTSLAWQLRRVAKIAVEQPMKTPLGQAH; encoded by the coding sequence GTGACATCTGTCATGGCAGTCGTGCTTGCCTTCACAGCGATAATGCTGCTCGCGGCCTGCGCTTCACCTGTCGGGGTCTTGTGGCCTCCTCCTCCGGACGCTGGAACTAAGACCATCGCAGTATCGCTTGACACATGGCATGCGGTGATCGCCTTTCCTCGTAAAAACGAAACTCGCGAATCAGCACTCGGATCTCAACACGCATATTATGAAGAGTGGGGCTATGCGGAGCGCACCTGGTACCTGGAGGGAAAGACGGGCATGGGCGGCGTTGTGCGAGCACTGTTCTGGCCGACTGAGGGCGTCGTGGAGGTCGGACACTATGATCGGATATGGGCGGAACGCACGCCCCAGCCACCTTCCGAGCTCTTCACCTTTCGTCTAACCGAAGAGGGCTATCAGCGGTTACGCCGGCATCTGCACGAGACTCTGTTGAGCGAGGAACCAGTGGCCTCGTTCGGACAATCCGTATTTTATCCCGCGAATCGTTCGTACCACCTGTTTCATACATGCCATCAGTACGCAGCTCATGCCCTGCGAAAGGCTGGTTTGCCCCTCTCGCCATTTTGGGCCTTCAACCGAACGAGCCTCGCCTGGCAACTGCGGCGCGTCGCAAAGATTGCGGTGGAGCAACCGATGAAGACGCCGCTTGGCCAGGCACATTAA
- a CDS encoding prohibitin family protein: protein MKHSVKGRVLLLLMPIVVLLQSCSTTVNPGNRGLRWYPLTAGLTKEPLREGFYWRAPWNDVFVYDTKWKTFKEKVDVLTADDLPVTVFAAITMRPIPEEIYFLAQEVGHEWYRELVHAQLLSAVRAVVANYTMVTLPERSSEIGNKIEAVVVEALKGRHLDVYNVALSEMEFSQMVLRAIEQKQAKEQEKEQKDFEVVIAQRNAEIARIHAKGEGDSLRIRADGEAESMRIRAIGQSQAQEIITKTLTPDYLRFKLYESPNAKTLIVPDKLNVPIIVNPGTDHPRSEAPLR from the coding sequence ATGAAACATTCTGTGAAAGGTCGTGTACTTCTTTTGCTGATGCCGATAGTGGTGCTTCTCCAGAGCTGCAGTACCACGGTGAATCCAGGCAATCGCGGGTTGCGTTGGTACCCCCTCACGGCGGGACTGACGAAGGAACCGCTCAGGGAAGGATTCTACTGGCGAGCTCCCTGGAACGATGTCTTTGTGTACGACACGAAATGGAAGACCTTCAAAGAAAAAGTGGATGTTCTGACCGCTGACGATCTCCCGGTGACTGTGTTTGCCGCGATTACCATGCGCCCCATCCCGGAAGAAATATATTTTCTGGCCCAGGAAGTGGGGCATGAATGGTACAGGGAATTGGTTCACGCGCAACTCTTGTCGGCTGTGCGCGCGGTCGTCGCGAACTACACCATGGTCACGCTTCCTGAGCGCAGCAGCGAAATCGGAAATAAGATCGAAGCAGTGGTGGTCGAAGCGTTGAAAGGGCGTCATTTGGACGTCTACAACGTGGCACTCTCGGAAATGGAGTTTTCACAGATGGTGTTAAGGGCCATCGAACAGAAGCAGGCGAAGGAGCAGGAAAAGGAGCAAAAGGATTTCGAGGTAGTGATTGCACAGCGCAACGCCGAGATTGCCCGGATTCACGCGAAGGGCGAGGGTGATTCGTTGAGGATTCGCGCGGACGGCGAAGCCGAAAGCATGAGGATCCGGGCGATAGGACAGTCGCAGGCGCAGGAGATCATCACCAAAACGTTGACGCCGGACTACTTGCGATTCAAATTGTATGAGAGTCCCAATGCCAAAACTCTCATCGTGCCTGACAAGCTCAATGTTCCAATCATTGTTAACCCTGGAACCGATCACCCTCGATCGGAGGCGCCATTGCGCTGA